The Candidatus Acetothermia bacterium genome includes the window CCCCGGGCCCACCCCGATGCCGAACCGCAGGTTGCGTGCCCCCGATCGATGGCTATAATGGGCGATCAGGAGCGTGATGGGATGGCGATCATCAAAACAGCGCTTCAGGTCCTGTTTCTCCTTGACTGCCTGGCCCTCATGGTCTTGGTGCTCATCCAGATGTCGGAGCATGCCACGCTGGGCGGGGCGTTCGGCGCAGGGATGTCCGCCACCGTGTTCGGTCGGGATGTGACCCGGGATCCGAAGAAGCTGG containing:
- the secG gene encoding preprotein translocase subunit SecG — encoded protein: MAIIKTALQVLFLLDCLALMVLVLIQMSEHATLGGAFGAGMSATVFGRDVTRDPKKLATGVLGGVFLGLGLILTIL